In a single window of the Oscillospiraceae bacterium genome:
- a CDS encoding GGGtGRT protein: MVKFEGYERRIDSIKKTLAEYGIKSLEEANDICKAKGINVDSIVKGVQPIAFENASWAYTLGVAIAINKNCKNAADAAEVIGIGLQAFCIPGSVAESRKVGLGHGNLAAMLLREDTKCFCFLAGHESFAAAEGAIGIARTANKVRKEPLKVILNGLGKDAAYIISRINGFTYVQTDYDFYTNELKIVRSIPYSTGDKAKVLCYGANDVLEGVAIMKYENVDVSITGNSTNPVRFQHLVAGTYKKWAFENGKKYFSVASGGGTGRTLHPDNVAAGPASYGLTDSMGRMHGDAQFAGSSSVPAHVEMMGLIGMGNNPMVGATVACAVAVEEALKA, translated from the coding sequence ATGGTTAAATTCGAAGGCTACGAAAGAAGAATAGATTCAATAAAAAAGACTCTTGCCGAATACGGGATAAAGAGCCTTGAGGAAGCAAACGATATATGCAAGGCAAAAGGAATCAATGTTGATTCCATAGTCAAGGGCGTTCAGCCGATAGCGTTTGAAAACGCATCATGGGCATATACGCTCGGTGTCGCGATAGCAATAAATAAAAACTGCAAGAACGCGGCTGACGCGGCCGAAGTCATCGGCATCGGACTTCAGGCATTCTGCATTCCCGGCTCCGTCGCGGAATCGAGAAAGGTTGGTCTCGGACACGGAAATCTTGCTGCGATGCTCCTCCGCGAGGATACAAAGTGCTTCTGCTTCCTTGCCGGACATGAATCCTTTGCCGCCGCCGAAGGCGCGATAGGTATAGCGAGAACCGCAAACAAGGTCAGAAAAGAACCGCTTAAAGTCATTCTCAACGGTCTAGGAAAAGACGCCGCCTATATTATCTCCAGGATCAACGGCTTCACATATGTTCAGACTGATTACGATTTCTATACAAACGAACTTAAAATCGTCCGCAGCATTCCGTATTCGACGGGAGACAAGGCAAAAGTGCTGTGCTACGGAGCAAACGACGTTCTAGAAGGCGTCGCAATAATGAAATACGAAAATGTCGACGTTTCAATAACCGGCAACTCGACAAATCCCGTCCGTTTCCAGCACCTCGTTGCGGGCACATATAAAAAATGGGCGTTTGAGAACGGCAAGAAATATTTCTCCGTCGCTTCCGGAGGAGGCACGGGCAGAACTCTTCACCCCGACAATGTTGCGGCGGGTCCGGCTTCCTACGGTCTTACCGACTCTATGGGCAGAATGCACGGAGACGCTCAGTTTGCCGGCAGCTCCAGCGTTCCGGCGCATGTCGAAATGATGGGC